In Deinococcus maricopensis DSM 21211, one genomic interval encodes:
- a CDS encoding bifunctional metallophosphatase/5'-nucleotidase, translating into MKTTLLFTLAMLAGAASAAPLTVTILHTDDLHGHFEPTKIGQNQYGGYTRQATLVRQYGAQDPNPLVLSGGDTFQGTLLYNVYKGLADVLFMNLMGYDAMAVGNHEFDDGPGALAAFAQRARFPMLAANLDLSAEPRLRDLIKPYAVLNVAGQQVGVIGAITPDLPLISSPGENVKMLDLKASLQGSVQALQAQGVNKIILLSHLGYTLEKDVAASVPGIDVIVGGHSHTLLGTFDNKDFPASEGPYPTVVNNPDGNRTLIVAAWEWGKVLGRIQVTFDDAGAVNTWAGNPIPVTMDIAEDDTARRMLQTLTVPIANLRRQVVGQAATPLNGAREIVRQRESTMANVLADAALAAGQRAGAVIGLVNGGGVRASIDAGPITFEEAITVQPFGNTLTILDLTGAELKAALEHGVATWSENKGQFLHVSKGLQYTFDVTRPAGQRVTSVTFNGQPLDDSRTYTVAVNTFTANGGDGFDVLKNAKGRRLDTGTLDIDLLVNYLQAQGTISAANEGRITVVGAK; encoded by the coding sequence ATGAAAACCACTCTGCTGTTCACGCTGGCCATGCTGGCCGGTGCGGCGTCCGCGGCGCCGTTGACGGTCACGATTCTGCACACGGACGACCTGCACGGGCATTTCGAACCGACGAAGATCGGGCAGAACCAGTACGGCGGGTACACGCGTCAGGCGACGCTGGTCCGGCAGTACGGCGCGCAGGACCCGAACCCGCTGGTCCTGTCCGGCGGCGACACCTTCCAGGGGACGCTGCTGTACAACGTGTACAAAGGCCTCGCGGACGTGCTGTTCATGAACCTGATGGGGTACGACGCGATGGCGGTCGGCAACCACGAATTCGATGACGGCCCGGGGGCGCTCGCGGCGTTCGCGCAGCGCGCGCGCTTCCCGATGCTCGCCGCGAACCTCGACCTGAGTGCCGAGCCGCGCCTGCGGGACCTGATCAAGCCGTACGCAGTGCTGAACGTGGCGGGTCAGCAGGTGGGCGTCATCGGCGCGATCACGCCGGACCTGCCGCTGATCAGCAGCCCAGGCGAGAACGTGAAGATGCTGGACCTCAAGGCCAGCCTGCAGGGCAGCGTGCAGGCGCTGCAGGCGCAGGGCGTCAACAAGATCATCCTGCTGTCGCACCTGGGGTACACGTTGGAGAAGGACGTTGCGGCGAGCGTGCCCGGCATTGATGTGATCGTGGGCGGCCATAGCCATACGCTGCTCGGCACGTTCGACAACAAGGACTTCCCGGCGAGCGAGGGGCCGTACCCGACGGTCGTGAACAACCCGGACGGAAACCGCACGCTGATCGTCGCGGCGTGGGAGTGGGGCAAGGTCCTCGGGCGCATCCAGGTGACGTTCGATGACGCGGGCGCCGTGAACACCTGGGCGGGCAACCCGATTCCGGTGACGATGGACATCGCCGAGGACGACACGGCGCGGCGCATGCTGCAGACGCTGACGGTGCCCATCGCCAACCTGCGCCGTCAGGTGGTGGGGCAGGCGGCGACGCCGCTGAACGGCGCGCGCGAGATCGTGCGCCAGCGGGAGAGCACCATGGCGAACGTCCTGGCGGACGCGGCGCTCGCGGCGGGCCAGCGGGCCGGCGCGGTCATCGGCCTTGTCAACGGCGGTGGCGTGCGCGCCAGTATCGACGCGGGCCCGATCACATTCGAGGAGGCCATCACGGTGCAGCCGTTTGGGAACACCCTGACGATCCTGGACCTGACGGGCGCGGAACTGAAGGCGGCGCTGGAGCACGGCGTGGCCACGTGGAGCGAGAACAAGGGGCAGTTCCTGCACGTCAGCAAGGGCCTGCAGTACACCTTCGACGTGACCCGCCCGGCGGGGCAGCGCGTGACGAGCGTGACGTTCAACGGGCAGCCGCTGGACGACTCGCGGACGTACACGGTCGCGGTGAACACCTTCACGGCGAACGGCGGGGACGGCTTCGACGTGCTGAAGAACGCGAAGGGCCGCCGCCTGGACACGGGCACGCTGGATATTGACCTGCTCGTGAACTACCTGCAGGCGCAGGGCACCATCAGCGCCGCGAACGAGGGGCGCATCACGGTGGTCGGCGCGAAGTAA